A section of the Halococcus agarilyticus genome encodes:
- a CDS encoding sulfurtransferase, translated as MVMSDYANDVLVSADWVEEHLDEFQDDDPAYRLIEVDVDTEAYEEAHAPGAIGLNWETQLQDQTRRDVLSKEDFADVMGEHGLTEDSTVVLYGDNSNWFAAYTYWQFKYYGHEDVKLMNGGRDYWLANDYETTTDVPEFSSQEYAASGPYEGIRAYRTDVENAMERGVPLVDVRSPEEFKGEILAPPGLQETAQRGGHIPGASNISWAATVNDDGTFKTADELRELYESDGVTDDQEVVAYCRIGERSSIAWFALHELLGYENVVNYDGSWTEWGNLVNAPIETGEAD; from the coding sequence CTGGTCATGAGTGACTACGCAAACGACGTGCTGGTCTCGGCCGACTGGGTCGAGGAGCATCTCGACGAGTTCCAGGACGACGACCCCGCATACCGACTGATCGAGGTCGACGTCGACACCGAGGCGTACGAGGAGGCCCACGCACCGGGCGCGATCGGGCTGAACTGGGAGACCCAACTCCAGGATCAGACCCGACGGGACGTGCTCTCGAAGGAGGACTTCGCCGACGTGATGGGTGAGCACGGGCTGACTGAGGACAGTACGGTCGTGCTCTACGGCGACAACTCGAACTGGTTCGCAGCGTACACCTACTGGCAGTTCAAGTACTACGGCCACGAGGACGTGAAGCTGATGAACGGTGGCCGGGACTACTGGCTGGCGAACGACTACGAGACCACCACCGACGTGCCCGAGTTTTCGAGTCAGGAGTACGCCGCGAGCGGTCCCTACGAGGGGATTCGGGCGTACCGCACCGACGTCGAGAACGCGATGGAGCGGGGTGTTCCCCTCGTCGATGTCCGATCACCCGAGGAGTTCAAGGGCGAGATCCTCGCGCCGCCCGGACTCCAGGAGACCGCCCAGCGTGGCGGTCACATCCCCGGCGCGTCGAACATCTCGTGGGCCGCGACGGTCAACGACGACGGCACGTTCAAGACCGCCGACGAGCTGCGCGAGCTCTACGAGTCCGACGGCGTGACCGACGATCAGGAGGTCGTCGCGTACTGCCGGATCGGCGAGCGCTCCTCGATCGCGTGGTTCGCGCTCCACGAACTGCTCGGCTACGAGAACGTCGTGAACTACGACGGCTCGTGGACCGAGTGGGGCAATCTCGTCAACGCCCCGATCGAGACTGGCGAGGCCGACTGA
- a CDS encoding metallophosphoesterase family protein, which produces MQVGVISDIHANRVALDAVFEDMPPVDGVICAGDVVGYNPWPGDCVDRVRDRGIPTVMGNHDRAVASGTGFAFNSMAGAGVEYTREELGEEGIAWLGSLPDERTAFDGRVKIVHGHPDDPDRYTYPDLFDPELLDEEDVLVLGHTHVQHHETYDAGIVMNPGSVGQPRDGDPRAAYAVLDLDAMTVAEHRIGYDIERVERAVGEAGLPEEIGARLRKGR; this is translated from the coding sequence ATGCAAGTCGGTGTCATCTCCGATATCCATGCGAACCGGGTCGCGCTCGACGCGGTGTTCGAGGACATGCCGCCCGTTGATGGCGTGATCTGTGCCGGCGACGTCGTGGGGTACAACCCGTGGCCCGGCGACTGCGTCGATCGGGTGCGCGATCGGGGGATACCGACCGTGATGGGCAACCACGACCGCGCGGTGGCCTCGGGGACCGGGTTCGCCTTCAACAGCATGGCCGGCGCGGGCGTCGAGTACACGCGCGAGGAGCTCGGCGAGGAAGGGATCGCGTGGCTCGGCTCGCTGCCCGACGAGCGCACCGCGTTCGACGGCCGGGTGAAGATCGTCCACGGCCATCCCGACGATCCCGACCGCTACACGTATCCCGACCTGTTCGATCCGGAACTGCTCGACGAGGAGGACGTCCTGGTGCTTGGCCACACCCACGTCCAGCACCACGAGACCTACGACGCGGGGATCGTGATGAACCCTGGCAGCGTCGGCCAGCCCCGCGACGGTGATCCGCGTGCGGCCTACGCAGTTCTCGATCTCGACGCGATGACCGTGGCGGAGCACCGGATTGGCTACGACATCGAGCGCGTCGAGCGCGCAGTGGGCGAGGCGGGGTTGCCCGAGGAGATCGGAGCCCGACTCAGGAAGGGGCGCTGA
- a CDS encoding aspartate kinase: MRVVAKFGGTSLGSGDRVNRAADSVAAAVEAGHEIAVVVSAMGSTTDFLLREIQFDADEADRAEIVSMGERTSARMVKAALAARGVDAVFLEPGSDDWPVVTDARGEVDVEETTRRAQALADQLGNVVPVVAGFLAEDRAGSVTTLGRGGSDTSAVMLGNYMDADEVVIVTDVEGVMTGDPRVVEGARNVGKISVDELRNLSFRGAEVIAPSALNYKDSTLDVRVVHYQHGDLLQGGTSIEGTFETLIDLQETPLACLTVAGRAIRNRPGIMTQLSGALAEADINIDAVASGLDSITFYVYADDAAAAETVLHETVIEEAALSSVTVDEETAAIRVTGGDLPTQTGIVNEMTDALAEQHIALHDVITSATSVAVFVDWDDREDALSVVQETFSAPS, from the coding sequence ATGCGCGTCGTAGCGAAGTTCGGGGGAACGAGCCTCGGCAGCGGCGACCGGGTGAACCGCGCGGCCGACTCGGTGGCCGCCGCGGTCGAGGCCGGCCACGAGATCGCGGTCGTGGTCAGCGCGATGGGCTCCACGACGGACTTCCTGCTCCGCGAGATCCAGTTCGACGCCGACGAGGCCGACCGAGCGGAAATCGTCAGCATGGGTGAGCGCACCTCCGCCCGGATGGTGAAGGCCGCACTCGCCGCCCGCGGGGTCGACGCGGTCTTTCTCGAACCGGGCAGCGACGACTGGCCGGTGGTCACCGACGCGCGCGGCGAGGTCGACGTCGAGGAGACCACCCGCCGCGCTCAGGCGCTCGCCGACCAACTGGGCAACGTCGTCCCGGTCGTCGCGGGCTTCCTCGCGGAGGACCGCGCGGGCTCGGTCACCACCCTCGGCCGCGGCGGGAGCGACACCTCCGCGGTGATGCTCGGCAACTACATGGACGCCGACGAGGTCGTGATCGTGACCGACGTCGAGGGCGTGATGACCGGCGATCCCCGGGTCGTCGAGGGGGCCAGAAACGTCGGGAAGATCAGCGTCGACGAACTCAGAAACCTCTCCTTCCGCGGCGCGGAGGTGATCGCGCCGAGCGCGCTCAACTACAAGGACTCGACCCTCGACGTCCGGGTGGTCCACTACCAGCACGGCGACCTCCTCCAGGGTGGGACGAGCATCGAGGGCACCTTCGAGACCCTAATCGACCTCCAGGAGACGCCGCTCGCGTGTCTCACGGTCGCGGGCCGGGCGATCCGCAATCGGCCGGGGATCATGACCCAGCTCTCGGGGGCGCTCGCCGAGGCCGACATCAACATCGACGCGGTGGCGAGCGGGCTCGACTCGATCACCTTCTACGTCTACGCCGACGATGCTGCCGCGGCCGAGACCGTCCTCCACGAGACCGTGATCGAGGAGGCCGCGCTGTCGAGCGTCACGGTCGACGAGGAGACCGCCGCCATCCGGGTCACCGGCGGCGATCTCCCGACCCAGACCGGCATCGTCAACGAGATGACCGACGCGCTCGCCGAGCAGCACATCGCCCTCCACGACGTCATCACGAGCGCGACCTCGGTCGCGGTGTTCGTCGACTGGGACGACCGCGAGGACGCACTCTCGGTCGTTCAGGAGACCTTCAGCGCCCCTTCCTGA
- a CDS encoding class I SAM-dependent methyltransferase has protein sequence MSVREEFDAWAAEGRDRGMEERHWHTAKHVLARMPVEAGDRVLDLGCGSGYAGRALRETADVRSYGLDGAPEMAKNAASYTDDPAVAFLVGDFEHLPFADDSLDHAVTMEAFYYANDPRAALDELRRVLRPGGTFYCAVNYFEESVHTDDWEENVGVAMTRWGMAEYRDAFREARFHVASQDTIPDREIEIPPGEEFPTDGFDTRTAMVERYRTHGTLLTVGVVP, from the coding sequence ATGAGCGTCAGGGAGGAGTTCGACGCGTGGGCCGCCGAGGGTCGCGACCGGGGGATGGAAGAACGCCACTGGCACACCGCAAAGCACGTCCTCGCCCGCATGCCCGTCGAGGCCGGCGACCGCGTGCTCGATCTGGGCTGTGGCAGCGGCTACGCCGGGCGTGCGCTCCGTGAGACCGCCGACGTGCGGAGCTACGGTCTCGACGGCGCACCCGAGATGGCGAAAAACGCCGCGTCGTACACCGACGATCCCGCCGTTGCATTCCTCGTCGGCGACTTCGAACACCTCCCGTTCGCCGACGACAGCCTCGATCACGCCGTCACGATGGAGGCGTTCTACTACGCGAACGATCCCCGCGCCGCACTCGACGAACTCCGGCGCGTGCTCCGGCCGGGCGGCACCTTCTACTGTGCGGTGAACTACTTCGAAGAGAGCGTCCACACCGACGACTGGGAGGAGAACGTCGGTGTGGCGATGACTCGGTGGGGGATGGCCGAGTACCGCGACGCGTTCCGCGAGGCGCGGTTTCACGTCGCCAGCCAGGACACGATTCCCGATCGCGAGATCGAGATCCCGCCCGGCGAGGAGTTCCCGACCGACGGGTTCGACACCCGCACGGCGATGGTCGAGCGCTACCGGACTCACGGAACGCTCCTCACCGTCGGCGTCGTTCCGTGA
- a CDS encoding DUF2391 family protein, with the protein MARWRPQFQVADIAQQVVGGFLLAGPFVVTEEVWTLATEMGWPHGLATVAIVFAIGYGALYGADGDRDPERERDVAGVPIRFVSLMGVAFGSVAILAVVFDAPTTFLADLPTMERFGVTLRAISVGAIFSVVGAATADSVY; encoded by the coding sequence ATGGCGCGATGGCGACCCCAGTTCCAGGTGGCGGACATCGCTCAACAGGTCGTCGGCGGGTTCCTGCTCGCCGGGCCGTTCGTGGTCACCGAGGAGGTCTGGACGCTCGCGACCGAGATGGGGTGGCCCCACGGGCTCGCCACCGTCGCGATCGTGTTCGCCATCGGGTACGGCGCGCTCTATGGGGCCGACGGCGACCGCGATCCCGAGCGCGAGCGTGACGTCGCGGGGGTGCCGATACGGTTCGTCTCGCTGATGGGCGTCGCCTTCGGGTCGGTCGCGATCCTCGCGGTGGTGTTCGACGCGCCGACGACGTTCCTCGCGGATCTGCCGACGATGGAGCGCTTCGGCGTGACGCTCCGAGCGATCTCCGTGGGGGCGATCTTCAGCGTCGTGGGGGCGGCCACCGCCGACAGCGTGTACTGA
- a CDS encoding sulfurtransferase → MSDYANDVLVSADWVEEHLDEFQDDDPEYRIVEVNSPESPEDDDFPSRYDEGHIPGAIGLQWDEDLSDETERDILGQESFEALCGSHGIADDSTVVFYGDGHIANWFALFAYWEFKYFGHDDARVLDGGKDYWVENDYPLTDEVPEFSPVEYTAGGPYDNIRAYKREVDEALETGIPMVDVRSPAEFTGEKIAPEGLQETAQRGGHIPGASNVPVAQVLNDDGTFKSADELRELYADHGVEGDESIITYCRVGERSSIEWFALHDLLGYDDVRNYDGSWTEWGNLVRAPIETGEAE, encoded by the coding sequence ATGAGCGATTACGCCAACGACGTCCTGGTTTCGGCCGACTGGGTCGAGGAGCATCTCGACGAGTTCCAGGACGACGACCCCGAGTACCGCATCGTGGAGGTCAACAGCCCCGAATCACCCGAGGACGACGACTTCCCCTCGCGATACGACGAGGGTCACATCCCCGGTGCGATCGGACTCCAGTGGGACGAGGACCTCTCGGACGAGACCGAGCGCGATATTCTGGGCCAAGAGAGTTTCGAGGCGCTCTGTGGGAGCCACGGCATTGCGGACGACTCCACCGTCGTCTTCTACGGCGACGGCCACATCGCCAACTGGTTCGCCCTCTTCGCCTACTGGGAGTTCAAGTACTTCGGCCACGACGACGCGCGCGTGCTCGACGGGGGGAAGGACTACTGGGTCGAAAACGACTATCCGCTGACCGACGAGGTGCCCGAGTTCTCGCCTGTCGAGTACACCGCTGGCGGGCCCTACGACAACATCCGGGCGTACAAGCGCGAGGTCGACGAGGCACTCGAAACCGGCATCCCGATGGTCGATGTCCGCTCGCCCGCGGAGTTCACCGGCGAGAAGATCGCGCCCGAGGGCCTTCAGGAGACCGCCCAGCGCGGTGGCCACATCCCCGGTGCGTCGAACGTGCCGGTCGCGCAGGTCCTGAACGATGACGGCACGTTCAAGTCCGCCGACGAACTGCGCGAACTCTACGCCGACCACGGCGTCGAGGGCGACGAGTCGATCATCACCTACTGCCGCGTGGGCGAGCGCTCCTCGATCGAGTGGTTCGCGCTCCACGACCTGCTGGGTTACGACGACGTCCGCAACTACGACGGCTCGTGGACCGAGTGGGGAAATCTGGTTCGTGCTCCGATCGAGACCGGCGAGGCTGAGTGA
- a CDS encoding YHS domain-containing protein — translation MTRCVVCGTDVHRDDAPERTDHDGETYYFDATECKEAFEDDPEQYA, via the coding sequence ATGACACGATGCGTGGTCTGCGGAACGGACGTGCATCGAGACGACGCACCGGAGCGAACGGATCACGACGGCGAGACGTACTACTTCGACGCCACGGAGTGCAAAGAGGCGTTCGAGGACGATCCCGAACAGTACGCGTAG
- a CDS encoding sulfurtransferase has protein sequence MTDVVVSAEWLDEHRADANVRIVDVRDEWEFEGIGHVPGAVNIPFDSFRAADGDEGMLPGEDVFADLLGEAGIERGDEIVAYDDTHGVFAARFLVTAVLYGHDRAKLHLLDGDYSAWGRGHETTGEPTAVDPATYDLERADETVLVGREAVAAAVEDDDTLLVDTREAWEYEEGHIPGAIQFGWREFVDDETRGLKGREAIEGILESHGITRDRRVLLYCNTARRISHTYLVLRHLGFEDLGFYEGSLTEWEDADGAIETSEAE, from the coding sequence ATGACCGATGTCGTGGTGTCCGCCGAGTGGCTCGACGAGCATCGAGCGGACGCGAACGTCCGGATCGTCGACGTGCGCGACGAGTGGGAGTTCGAGGGGATCGGCCACGTGCCCGGTGCAGTCAATATTCCCTTCGATTCGTTCCGGGCTGCCGACGGCGACGAGGGAATGCTACCTGGCGAAGACGTCTTCGCCGATCTCCTCGGCGAGGCGGGCATCGAGCGGGGTGACGAGATCGTGGCGTACGACGACACCCACGGCGTGTTCGCCGCCCGATTCCTCGTGACCGCCGTGCTCTACGGCCACGACCGGGCGAAACTCCACCTGCTCGACGGGGACTACAGCGCGTGGGGTCGCGGTCACGAGACGACGGGCGAGCCGACCGCGGTCGATCCCGCGACGTACGACCTCGAACGGGCCGACGAGACGGTGCTGGTCGGTCGCGAGGCGGTCGCAGCGGCGGTCGAGGACGACGACACGCTGCTGGTCGACACCCGCGAGGCGTGGGAGTACGAGGAGGGCCACATCCCCGGCGCGATCCAGTTCGGCTGGCGCGAGTTCGTCGACGACGAGACGCGCGGACTCAAGGGGCGCGAGGCGATCGAAGGAATTCTCGAATCCCACGGCATTACCCGCGATCGCCGAGTGCTCCTCTACTGCAACACCGCCCGCCGGATCAGCCACACCTACCTCGTCTTGCGCCATCTCGGGTTCGAGGATCTCGGGTTCTACGAGGGGAGCCTGACCGAGTGGGAAGATGCCGACGGGGCGATCGAGACGAGCGAGGCGGAGTGA
- a CDS encoding IMP cyclohydrolase yields the protein MYVGRFVVIGPEVGAYRVSSRSFPDRRIVDRDGTLTVVPTAEADETDNPYVSYNCVRPTDRGAVVGNGSHVDPIAEKLARGYPPRDALCLSLLALDFEKDDYDTPRIAGIVGRGGANSRSSDETDDRSSAGAAEEASYIGIVRRDGITVERVTEPTLVATYEKDRPELVAFDAADAGGTGSDAAAATARATAAATAVYEFEFEHRVCAAGVARDADGFATAIENGDE from the coding sequence ATGTACGTCGGACGGTTCGTCGTGATCGGTCCGGAGGTCGGTGCGTATCGGGTCTCCTCACGGTCGTTTCCCGACCGGCGGATCGTCGATCGCGACGGCACGCTCACCGTGGTGCCGACCGCCGAAGCCGACGAGACCGACAACCCCTACGTCTCGTACAACTGCGTTCGTCCCACGGATCGCGGGGCCGTCGTCGGCAACGGCTCGCACGTCGACCCGATCGCCGAGAAGCTCGCTCGGGGCTACCCGCCGCGCGACGCACTCTGTCTCTCGCTGCTCGCGCTCGACTTCGAGAAGGACGACTACGACACCCCGCGGATCGCCGGCATCGTCGGCCGTGGCGGGGCGAACAGTCGTTCGTCCGACGAGACGGATGACCGATCGTCCGCCGGGGCGGCCGAGGAGGCGAGCTACATCGGCATCGTCCGTCGGGACGGGATCACCGTCGAGCGAGTCACCGAGCCGACGCTGGTGGCGACCTACGAGAAGGATCGTCCGGAGTTGGTGGCGTTCGACGCTGCGGACGCCGGCGGAACCGGAAGCGATGCGGCGGCCGCGACGGCGCGCGCCACGGCGGCAGCGACGGCGGTCTACGAGTTCGAGTTCGAACACCGGGTCTGTGCGGCCGGCGTCGCCCGCGATGCGGACGGGTTCGCGACCGCGATCGAGAACGGCGACGAGTGA
- a CDS encoding helix-turn-helix domain-containing protein encodes MSTIANIALPADEFALYDALVAVPDLELDVERVVAHDDERVMPFIWVSSDHMDDVERAFENDASIENVELLSDLGEERLYRMDWTTQIEVVVQILVEADATVLDAFGTDGQWEFRILFPEREALSATHDFCEENGLTIDIQNIYEMDADRHGRFGLSEAQHETLIAAFEHGHYEVPRDISLDDLATELDISHQALSERFRRAYSTLIENTLIVGLGDEE; translated from the coding sequence ATGAGCACCATCGCGAACATCGCGCTCCCGGCCGACGAGTTCGCTCTCTACGATGCCCTCGTCGCGGTCCCCGACCTCGAACTCGACGTCGAACGCGTCGTGGCCCACGACGACGAGCGCGTCATGCCGTTCATCTGGGTATCGAGCGACCACATGGACGACGTGGAACGGGCGTTCGAGAACGATGCGAGCATCGAGAACGTCGAACTCCTCTCCGATCTCGGCGAGGAGCGACTCTACCGGATGGACTGGACCACCCAGATCGAGGTGGTGGTGCAGATCCTCGTCGAGGCCGATGCCACGGTGCTCGACGCCTTCGGGACGGACGGCCAGTGGGAGTTCCGGATCCTGTTCCCCGAGCGCGAGGCGCTGTCGGCGACCCACGATTTCTGCGAGGAGAACGGACTCACCATCGACATCCAGAACATCTACGAGATGGACGCGGATCGCCACGGTCGGTTCGGACTGAGCGAGGCCCAGCACGAGACCCTCATCGCGGCGTTCGAGCACGGCCACTACGAGGTCCCCCGCGACATCAGCCTCGACGACCTCGCCACCGAACTCGACATCTCCCATCAGGCGCTCTCCGAGCGGTTCCGCCGGGCGTACAGCACGCTGATCGAGAACACCCTGATCGTCGGCCTCGGCGACGAAGAGTGA
- a CDS encoding homing endonuclease associated repeat-containing protein: MRTTEEECCDALRRAADRLGESPTKAAYEDLGLTPASATIIRVMDGWNAAKTAAGLETYASTGPRVGPKPDDVTLPEDATWASLSVDQRWHYRNVDWNTERTLDRRAELRAWAHEHKRTNGGCVSCDENDPACLDFHHTDANRKEMTVSSMISYGYSKERLLEEIEKCEILCANCHRKRHHTVPDRPRREVSNKDK; encoded by the coding sequence ATGCGAACGACCGAGGAGGAGTGCTGCGACGCACTGCGGCGTGCGGCCGATCGACTCGGCGAGTCGCCGACGAAGGCGGCGTACGAGGACCTCGGACTGACGCCCGCCTCGGCGACGATCATCCGGGTCATGGACGGCTGGAACGCGGCGAAGACGGCAGCCGGACTCGAAACGTACGCCTCCACGGGGCCACGAGTCGGCCCGAAACCGGACGACGTGACGCTTCCGGAGGACGCCACGTGGGCGAGCCTCTCCGTCGATCAGCGGTGGCACTACCGCAACGTCGACTGGAACACCGAGCGCACGCTCGACAGACGGGCCGAGCTCCGTGCGTGGGCCCACGAACACAAGCGGACGAACGGCGGGTGTGTCAGCTGTGACGAGAACGACCCTGCGTGTCTCGACTTCCATCACACCGACGCGAATCGCAAGGAGATGACGGTCAGTAGCATGATCTCCTACGGCTACTCGAAGGAGCGACTCTTGGAGGAGATCGAAAAGTGCGAGATCCTCTGCGCGAACTGCCACCGAAAACGACACCACACGGTTCCCGACCGACCACGGCGCGAGGTTTCCAACAAGGATAAGTAG